The following coding sequences lie in one Vicugna pacos chromosome 5, VicPac4, whole genome shotgun sequence genomic window:
- the FAM171B gene encoding protein FAM171B — protein MARFSRRVPCTLLLGLAAVLLKARLVPAAARAELSRSDLSLIQQQQQQRQREEAEEERPGAPGASSTVTTVPVSVFMLKVQVNDIISRQYLSQAVVEVFVNYTKTNSTVTKNNGAVLIRVPYKLGLSLTIIAYKDGYVLTSLPWNTGRMPIYSSVTLSLFPQSQANIWLFEDTVLITGKLADAKSQPSVQFSKALIKLPDNHHISNVTGYLTVLQQFLKVDNFLYTTGITLNKSGFESTELTPLAAICVKIYSGGKELKVDGSIQVSLPLLHTNDVSAGDHVPAWTFDMNTGTWVNHGRGMVKEYNNHLIWTYDAPHLGYWIAAPLPGTRGSGINGDSKDITAYHTVFLTAILGGTIVIVIGFFAVLLCYCRDKCGTPQKRERNVTKLEVLKRDQTTSTTHINHISSVKVALKAEDKSQIFNAKNSSYSPQRKEPSKVEAEDRVPVVKTRDNLKIYNEDVSFLSVNQNNYSRNPTQSLESSVGAKQPKHVNSNIPSSLSDAQEEKRYLTGKEEVYGHPHIPEQLMHIYSQPIAILQTSDLFSTPEQLHTAKSATLPRKGQLVYGQLMEPVNRENFTQTLPKMPMHSHAQPPDAREENIPLEGQQSLPSQTSDWSRYSNSLLESVSVPGTLNEAVVMTPFSSELQGISEQTLLELSKGKPSPHPRAWFVSLDGKPVAQVRHSFIDLKKGKRTQSNDTSLDSGVDMNEHHSSRKLEREKTFIKSMHQPKILYLEDLDLSSSESGTTVCSPEDPALRHILDAGSGAIVEHPGEESPGRKGTVEDFEANISPTKKRGRPPLAKKDSKTNIWKKREERPLIPIN, from the exons TGTCTGTATTTATGCTGAAAGTCCAGGTGAATGACATCATCAGTCGTCAGTACCTGAGTCAAGCAGTTGTAGAAGTGTTTGTCAACTACACGAAGACAAATTCCACTGTGACGAAAAACAATGGAGCAGTGTTGATAAGAGTGCCCTATAAACTAGGACTCAGCCTAACCATTATTGCTTACAAAGATGGCTACGTGTTGACCTCTCTGCCTTGGAACACCGGAAGAATGCCAA TATATTCATCAGTTACACTTTCACTGTTCCCGCAAAGCCAAGCAAATATATGGCTATTTGAagacactgttttaattactggaAAATTAGCTG ATGCCAAATCTCAACCaagtgttcagttttcaaaagCCTTAATTAAACTACCCGACAACCATCACATTAGCAACGTTACAGGCTATCTTACGGTTCTACAACAATTTTTGAAAGTGGACAATTTTCTGTATACAACTGGAATTACTCTCAATAAGTCAG GTTTTGAAAGCACTGAACTGACTCCTCTTGCTGCAATATGTGTGAAAATATATTCTGGAGGAAAAGAATTAAAGGTGGACGGCTCCATTCAAGTTTCTCTCCCCCTTCTACATACAAATGATGTAAGTGCAGGGGATCACGTTCCTGCCTGGACGTTTGATATGAACACAG GTACTTGGGTAAATCATGGCCGGGGAATGGTCAAGGAATATAATAATCATTTAATTTGGACTTATGACGCACCACATTTGGGCTACTGGATAGCAGCTCCACTTCCAGGAACCAGAG GTTCAGGTATAAATGGAGACTCAAAGGACATAACTGCCTACCACACAGTGTTTCTTACAGCCATATTAGGAGGAACGATAGTCATTGTCATTGGATTTTTTGCTGTCCTTCTTTGTTACTGCAG GGACAAATGTGGTACtccacaaaaaagagaaagaaatgtcacTAAGCTTGAGGTCCTCAAGAGAGACCAGACAACTTCAACAACACACATAAATCACATCAGTTCAGTCAAAGTTGCATTAAAAGCTGAGGACAAGTCACAGATATTCAATGCCAAAAACTCCTCGTACAGCCCTCAGAGAAAGGAACCATCAAAGGTAGAAGCAGAAGACAGAGTGCCCGTGGTAAAAACTCGGGacaatttaaaaatctacaaTGAAGATGTTTCATTTCTGTCAGTCAATCAAAATAATTACTCAAGAAACCCAACACAGTCTTTGGAGTCCAGTGTAGGGGCCAAACAGCCTAAACATGTTAACAGCAATATACCTTCGTCTCTAAGTGATGCTCAAGAGGAAAAGAGGTACCTCACAGGTAAGGAAGAGGTGTATGGGCATCCCCACATTCCTGAACAGCTAATGCACATCTACAGCCAGCCCATTGCCATCCTTCAGACATCTGACCTTTTCTCCACCCCAGAGCAGCTACATACTGCTAAGTCAGCTACTTTGCCAAGAAAGGGACAGTTAGTCTATGGCCAGTTGATGGAACCAGTAAACAGAGAGAACTTCACACAGACATTGCCCAAAATGCCAATGCATTCTCATGCACAGCCCCCAGATGCCAGGGAAGAGAATATCCCACTCGAAGGTCAACAGAGCTTGCCATCCCAGACTTCAGATTGGAGCCGGTATTCAAACAGCTTACTagaatctgtttctgttcctgGAACACTAAATGAAGCTGTGGTAATGACTCCCTTCTCGTCAGAGCTTCAAGGGATTTCAGAACAGACCCTGCTAGAGCTGTCCAAAGGaaagccctccccccaccctagAGCCTGGTTCGTGTCTCTTGATGGAAAGCCAGTTGCACAGGTGAGGCACTCCTTCATAGACCTGAAAAAGGGCAAGAGAACCCAGAGCAATGATACGAGTCTGGACTCGGGGGTGGACATGAATGAGCACCACTCAAGCAGAAAACTGGAGAGGGAGAAAACTTTCATCAAAAGCATGCATCAGCCTAAGATCCTTTACTTAGAAGATTTAGACCTGAGCAGTAGTGAGAGTGGAACCACTGTCTGCTCCCCCGAGGACCCAGCTTTAAGGCACATCCTAGATGCAGGGAGTGGAGCTATCGTGGAGCACCCTGGGGAGGAGTCCCCAGGAAGAAAAGGCACTGTTGAAGATTTTGAAGCCAATATATCCCCGACTAAGAAAAGGGGCAGGCCACCGCTAGCCAAAAAAGATAGCAAGACTAATATTTGGAAGAAGCGAGAGGAACGCCCACTTATTCCCATAAATTAA